The Triplophysa rosa linkage group LG25, Trosa_1v2, whole genome shotgun sequence genome window below encodes:
- the rgs2 gene encoding regulator of G-protein signaling 2 — protein MRAATIDTSMEGLIHSKNLEPAMGKDNMKRTWRSRMLFKSFPLREASRGTARRNAYRPTAEEVSQWAESLDNLLNSKCGLTAFRLFMESEYCVENIEFWVACEEFRKINSRSKLRSKAKRIYEEFIREDSPKEVNLDFRMKETVDQCLLLPTPTSFQAAQNKVYFLMEHNSYPRFLESELYRHLCKYAEGE, from the exons ATGAGAGCTGCTACAATAGACACAAGCATGGAAGGACTGATCCATTCAAAAAACCTTGAGCCGGCCATGGGAAAAGACAACATGAA AAGGACTTGGAGGTCAAGGATGCTCTTTAAGAGTTTTCCTCTGAGAGAAGCCTCACGTGGCACAGCGCGGAGAAATGCATACAG GCCAACCGCTGAAGAAGTAAGTCAATGGGCAGAGTCTCTGGACAACTTACTGAACAGTAAAT GTGGACTGACCGCATTTCGCCTCTTTATGGAGTCGGAATACTGCGTTGAGAATATCGAGTTTTGGGTGGCCTGCGAAGAGTTTCGAAAGATCAACTCCAGATCAAAACTCAGATCCAAGGCAAAAAGGATATATGAAGAATTCATCAGAGAAGATTCACCAAAAGAG GTCAACTTGGATTTCCGCATGAAGGAAACCGTCGACCAGTGTCTTCTGTTACCAACACCGACCAGCTTCCAAGCCGCTCAAAACAAAGTATATTTCCTGATGGAACACAACTCGTACCCTCGCTTCCTGGAGTCTGAACTCTACCGTCACCTTTGTAAATACGCTGAGGGAGAgtga
- the si:ch211-117l17.5 gene encoding regulator of G-protein signaling 13 isoform X1, with protein MHGLIVQNPPTQFNMAGDDGGRNKNLGKNLMCRLKCMFSDSSAPESRLSLEDTQQWAHSLDRLLGSKYGLATFRTFLKLEYSDENIEFWLTCEDYKKLTSSHKMTARAKKIFEQFVKAESPKEINIDYHTREEIKRSVRKPTVQCFDEAQKIVYGLMERDSYPRFLRSEMYKSLLESLAEDAERG; from the exons ATGCATGGCCTAATCGTGCAGAATCCTCCAACGCAATTCAACATGGCTGGAGATGATGGTGGAAGAAACAAGAACTT AGGAAAGAACCTCATGTGCCGACTAAAGTGCATGTTCTCCGACTCGTCTGCTCCGGAGAG CAGGCTAAGTTTAGAAGATACCCAACAATGGGCCCACTCTCTGGACCGCCTACTCGGGTCAAAAT ATGGCCTGGCCACATTCCGTACCTTTCTCAAATTGGAATACAGCGACGAAAACATTGAATTCTGGTTGACGTGCGAAGACTACAAGAAACTAACGTCCTCGCATAAAATGACCGCAAGGGCGAAGAAAATCTTCGAGCAATTCGTTAAAGCCGAATCTCCCAAAGAG ATCAACATCGACTACCACACACGGGAAGAAATCAAGAGAAGCGTAAGAAAGCCGACGGTGCAATGTTTCGACGAGGCTCAGAAGATTGTTTACGGACTGATGGAACGCGACTCTTACCCCAGATTTCTACGGTCGGAGATGTACAAGAGCCTCCTGGAATCCCTCGCCGAAGACGCTGAACGAGGATGA
- the si:ch211-117l17.5 gene encoding regulator of G-protein signaling 13 isoform X2, which produces MHGLIVQNPPTQFNMAGDDGGRNKNLGKNLMCRLKCMFSDSSAPERLSLEDTQQWAHSLDRLLGSKYGLATFRTFLKLEYSDENIEFWLTCEDYKKLTSSHKMTARAKKIFEQFVKAESPKEINIDYHTREEIKRSVRKPTVQCFDEAQKIVYGLMERDSYPRFLRSEMYKSLLESLAEDAERG; this is translated from the exons ATGCATGGCCTAATCGTGCAGAATCCTCCAACGCAATTCAACATGGCTGGAGATGATGGTGGAAGAAACAAGAACTT AGGAAAGAACCTCATGTGCCGACTAAAGTGCATGTTCTCCGACTCGTCTGCTCCGGAGAG GCTAAGTTTAGAAGATACCCAACAATGGGCCCACTCTCTGGACCGCCTACTCGGGTCAAAAT ATGGCCTGGCCACATTCCGTACCTTTCTCAAATTGGAATACAGCGACGAAAACATTGAATTCTGGTTGACGTGCGAAGACTACAAGAAACTAACGTCCTCGCATAAAATGACCGCAAGGGCGAAGAAAATCTTCGAGCAATTCGTTAAAGCCGAATCTCCCAAAGAG ATCAACATCGACTACCACACACGGGAAGAAATCAAGAGAAGCGTAAGAAAGCCGACGGTGCAATGTTTCGACGAGGCTCAGAAGATTGTTTACGGACTGATGGAACGCGACTCTTACCCCAGATTTCTACGGTCGGAGATGTACAAGAGCCTCCTGGAATCCCTCGCCGAAGACGCTGAACGAGGATGA
- the si:ch211-117l17.6 gene encoding regulator of G-protein signaling 21, whose product MPKLLFSKIRIYEFKDLIRNNKQPKLLDVLMSKNKQKNNIRCVLIQKWTDADYQLQEHLMLGLKLSDLLKNQDYLAAFRSFLETEYSAENVDFWLACREYKEISPGKCLYRAAEIYEEFLHPMAQKEVNVDHHIREKIKRSLAKPDLTCFDEAASHIYRLMEEDSCPRFHKSEVYQNLRNTDRNPK is encoded by the exons ATGCCTAAACTCCTTTTTTCTAAGATCAGAATCTACGAGTTCAAGGACCTCATTCGGAACAACAAACAACCAAAACT ACTGGATGTTCTGATGAGCAAAAATAAGCAGAAAAACAACATCAGGTGTGTTTTGATTCAGAAATGGACTGACGCTGATTATCA ACTACAGGAACATTTAATGCTTGGGCTAAAGCTATCCGATCTGCTAAAAAATCAAG ACTACCTGGCTGCTTTTCGCTCATTTCTTGAGACTGAGTATAGTGCAGAGAATGTAGATTTTTGGCTGGCCTGCAGGGAATATAAAGAGATCTCACCTGGCAAGTGCTTATACAGAGCAGCAGAGATCTATGAAGAATTTCTACATCCTATGGCCCAAAAGGAG GTCAACGTTGACCATCACATTCGCGAGAAGATCAAGAGATCCTTGGCAAAGCCTGACCTCACTTGTTTCGACGAAGCAGCGTCACACATATACAGACTAATGGAGGAAGACTCCTGCCCGAGGTTCCACAAGTCTGAGGTGTACCAGAACCTGAGGAACACTGACCGGAACCCTAAATAG